The DNA window ACATCACTCTTCTATTGGTTTTTTTAATATAATCTTTGACCGCTTTTAAGACCTTCTCCAAGGGGTATTTTTTATTTATTGGTATAATTTTTGTGCGCAATTTATCATCTGGTGAATGAAGGGAAATGGCTAAATTTATCTGTAATCTTCCTTCACTTAATTTTTGGATTCCTTCTACAATGCCCACGGTGGAAATAGAAAAATGCCTGGCTCCCAAATTAAACCCTTCTTTATCATTTAAAATTTTTATGGCTTCCATTACATTTTCATAGTTTAAAAAGGGCTCTCCCATGCCCATAAATACAACATTGGAAACCTTTGCTTTCAATTTCTTTAAATAGCGAGCAAAAAATAAAACCTGCTCTAAAATTTCAAGAACACTTAAGTTTCTCTTAAATCCCATCTTACCTGTGGTACAGAAAGGGCAATTTAAAGAACAGCCGACCTGAGAAGAAACGCAAACTGTGTTTCTTCCATCTTTGTGTCGCATCAAAATGCTTTCAATTTTTAAACCGTCTTTTAAGGTAATTAAGACCTTTACCGCTCTTTTGTCTTTGGAAGTTGAGGTTTGAGCTCGGATATCAAGAGGACACTCTTCATTCAGTTTTTTTCGTAAAGATAAGGGTAAAGTGGAGGCCTTGAACCAGTCTTCAATTAAGTCACAGAATATTGCT is part of the Actinomycetota bacterium genome and encodes:
- the rlmN gene encoding 23S rRNA (adenine(2503)-C(2))-methyltransferase RlmN, whose product is MEKVLEKEPQYRLEQAKKAIFCDLIEDWFKASTLPLSLRKKLNEECPLDIRAQTSTSKDKRAVKVLITLKDGLKIESILMRHKDGRNTVCVSSQVGCSLNCPFCTTGKMGFKRNLSVLEILEQVLFFARYLKKLKAKVSNVVFMGMGEPFLNYENVMEAIKILNDKEGFNLGARHFSISTVGIVEGIQKLSEGRLQINLAISLHSPDDKLRTKIIPINKKYPLEKVLKAVKDYIKKTNRRVMFEYIMIKDLNDSDECALKLAKLVKKIPLSFLNLISYNPTGVFQPSLPERIRKFKEILEKEGITVTQRYRFGLDIEAACGQLATKANS